A section of the Primulina eburnea isolate SZY01 chromosome 1, ASM2296580v1, whole genome shotgun sequence genome encodes:
- the LOC140804771 gene encoding kinesin-like protein KIN-7O has protein sequence MQTELCPGLDKVMRKMDRIHVSVRARPLSPEDIKTSPWRISENSIFIPSQQSKFEFDRIFGEESKTEDVYKAQTKDIVAAAVKGFNGTVFAYGQTSSGKTHTMRGSSSEPGVIPLSVHELFHIIQQDMDREFLLRMSYMEIYNEEINDLLAPEHRKLQIHESIERGIFVAGLREEIVASAEHVLELMEFGESHRHIGETNMNVYSSRSHTIFRMIIESREISDDAEADISCDAVRVSVLNLVDLAGSERAAKTGAEGVRLKEGSHINKSLMTLGTVIKKLSEGAESQGGHVPYRDSKLTRILQPALGGNANTAIICNITLAQIHADETKSSLQFASRALRVTNCAHVNEILTDAALLKRQKKEIEELRAKLQGLHSEHLEEEILNLRNTLLTSELERERMALELEEERKAHAEREKRLEEQAKKIENLSSMFLCANRDETRDVYKVKRRDTWCPGNLARETSQELYSPIKERPSDVKSSVPDRRMGSLLPFQELVTETSTATVCKQIKNYGEDETENCLPDPHALRHVTSRRKAAPRNRSLPMENQDLAEIRQEYENLLLKFETHKTISDARIDYLTRKLAEADLILDAEDKSINGLEVNTTSLQDGNRNLRDTDAILVIKRLQEKIAMLEMENSSSQQNLDCSAELAAEQTISAQNNYKKLYEELLLAREEETLVHQALTSSQSNREESGWLVNLLTEAQETMELQNSEHFVESISLVLDDFRRCFSVVSNLILDLKPSASQILLEMKSIVNSHEKIHSCLRNKIIDLENEKRVLCCQGSELQSKIQELSLQIQNSANSLM, from the exons GTAATGAGAAAAATGGATCGAATCCATGTTTCAGTAAGAGCAAGGCCCTTATCACCAGAGGACATCAAGACCAGTCCATGGCGCATTTCTGAGAATTCCATTTTCATCCCCAGTCAACAATCTAAATTTGAATTCG ATCGAATATTTGGGGAGGAGAGTAAGACTGAAGATGTGTACAAGGCACAAACCAAAGATATAGTAGCGGCTGCTGTCAAGGGTTTTAATG GAACGGTTTTTGCATATGGACAAACAAGTAGTGGGAAAACTCATACAATGCGAGGATCAAGTTCTGAACCTGGAGTTATACCTCTGTCTGTACATGAACTTTTTCACATCATACAACAG GACATGGATCGTGAGTTTCTTTTACGGATGTCATACATGGAAATTTACAACGAGGAGATAAATGATTTGCTAGCTCCCGAGCATCGAAAGTTACAAATTCATGAAAGTATCGAG CGAGGAATCTTTGTTGCTGGGCTAAGAGAAGAAATTGTAGCATCTGCCGAACATGTCCTCGAACTTATGGAGTTTGGAGAAT CTCATCGTCATATTGGAGAGACTAATATGAATGTATACAGTAGCAGGTCCCACACAATATTTCGCATG ATCATAGAGAGCAGGGAGATAAGTGATGATGCGGAAGCGGATATATCTTGTGATGCAGTTCGGGTCTCTGTCTTG AATTTAGTGGATCTTGCTGGTTCAGAACGTGCTGCAAAGACTGGAGCCGAAGGCGTTCGATTGAAGGAAGGTTCCCACATCAACAAAAGCCTGATGACCTTGGGGACTGTCATAAAAAAATTGAGTGAAGGTGCTGAGAGCCAAGG AGGGCATGTCCCTTATCGAGACAGCAAACTCACACGTATTCTGCAACCTGCATTAGGTGGGAATGCAAACACTGCTATCATATGCAACATTACACTTGCACAg ATACATGCCGACGAGACAAAAAGCAGTCTTCAATTTGCAAGCAGAGCATTGCGTGTGACGAACTGTGCTCATGTAAATGAG ATATTGACTGATGCTGCTTTGCTCAAGCGTCAGAAAAAGGAGATTGAAGAACTTCGAGCCAAATTGCAG GGTTTACATTCAGAACATCTAGAAGAAGAAATTTTAAATCTGAGGAATACATTGCTAACG AGTGAGTTGGAAAGAGAGAGAATGGCCTTAGAGCTGGAGGAGGAAAGGAAAGCTCATGCTGAACGAGAGAAGAGATTGGAAGAGCAagcaaaaaaaattgaaaacttGAGTTCAATGTTCTTGTGTGCAAATAGGGATGAAACTCGTGATGTTTATAAG GTTAAAAGGCGTGATACCTGGTGCCCCGGAAATCTTGCCAGGGAGACATCACAGGAG TTATACTCTCCCATCAAAGAGAGACCTTCTGATGTGAAATCCTCCGTACCAGATCGAAGAATGGGGTCGCTTCTTCCTTTTCAAGAGTTGGTGACTGAAACAAGTACCGCCACTGTttgcaaacaaataaaaaattatggaGAAGATGAAACGGAAAACTGTCTACCTGATCCACATGCATTGCGACATGTCACCAGTAGGCGAAAGGCTGCACCCAGAAATAGAAGTCTACCAATG GAGAACCAGGATTTGGCAGAAATTAGACAAGAATATGAAAATTTACTTCTGAAATTTGAAACTCAT AAAACGATTAGTGATGCACGTATCGATTATTTAACAAGGAAGCTTGCTGAGGCTGATCTTATTTTGGATGCGGAAGACAAAAGTATTAATGGACTAGAAGTCAACACAACATCTCTTCAAGATGGAAATAGAAATTTGAGGGACACTGATGCTATTCTTGTCATAAAGAGACTCCAAGAGAAG ATTGCAATGTTAGAGATGGAGAATTCCTCAAGTCAGCAAAATTTAGATTGCTCAGCCGAATTAGCAGCAGAGCAGACTATATCCGCACAGAACAATTATAAAAAG CTTTATGAGGAACTTTTGCTTGCACGAGAAGAAGAGACTCTAGTTCATCAGGCACTGACTTCATCTCAGTCTAACAGG GAAGAATCTGGTTGGCTGGTCAATCTATTAACTGAAGCTCAAGAGACAATGGAATTACAAAATTCAGAGCACTTTGTTGAGTCCATCTCTTTAGTTCTGGATGACTTTCGCCGTTGTTTTTCTGTTGTATCAAACTTGATTCTT GATCTTAAGCCCTCAGCTTCTCAGATCTTGCTTGAAATGAAATCTATAGTTAATAGCCATGAGAAAATACATTCTTGCTTGAGGAACAAAATTATTGATCTTGAGAATGAGAAG